The Immundisolibacter cernigliae genome has a window encoding:
- the urtE gene encoding urea ABC transporter ATP-binding subunit UrtE, with product MLELTGIQQYYGQSHILREVGVQVPAGSCTCLMGRNGVGKTTLLKVIMGLLPARAGSIRFAGQDLTRADTRERARIGIGYVPQGREIFARLTVEENLRVSLGVRRAKTLPQRIYELFPVLREMLHRRGGDLSGGQQQQLAIARALVLEPKLLILDEPCEGIQPNIVRDIGDVLTRLRQETGLAVLLVEQKLPFARRVADRFYLLERGSVVADGGIAELSEDLVQRHLVV from the coding sequence CTGCTCGAACTGACCGGCATCCAGCAGTACTACGGCCAGAGCCACATCCTGCGCGAGGTCGGCGTGCAGGTGCCGGCCGGCTCGTGCACCTGCCTCATGGGCAGGAACGGCGTCGGCAAGACCACCCTGCTGAAAGTCATCATGGGCCTGCTGCCGGCCCGCGCCGGCAGCATCCGCTTCGCCGGCCAGGACCTGACGCGCGCCGATACCCGCGAGCGGGCCCGCATCGGCATCGGCTACGTGCCGCAGGGGCGGGAAATCTTTGCGCGCCTGACGGTGGAAGAGAACCTGCGCGTGAGCCTGGGCGTGCGGCGTGCCAAAACCCTGCCGCAGCGCATCTACGAGCTGTTCCCGGTGCTGCGCGAGATGCTGCACCGGCGCGGGGGGGACCTGTCCGGCGGCCAGCAGCAGCAGCTGGCCATCGCCCGCGCATTGGTGCTGGAGCCGAAGCTGCTGATCCTAGACGAGCCCTGCGAGGGCATTCAGCCGAACATCGTGCGCGACATCGGCGACGTGCTGACCCGCCTGCGCCAGGAAACCGGCCTGGCCGTGCTGCTGGTGGAACAGAAGCTGCCGTTTGCCCGCCGCGTTGCGGATCGCTTCTATCTGCTCGAGCGCGGCTCCGTGGTGGCCGACGGCGGCATTGCCGAACTGAGCGAAGACCTGGTGCAGCGGCACTTGGTGGTGTGA
- the urtD gene encoding urea ABC transporter ATP-binding protein UrtD, which yields MNTHAEAHPSLDHHRGALFVENVSVSFDGFKALNELTLYMDPGELRCLIGPNGAGKTTLMDVITGKTRPDAGEVFFGDRIDLLRLSEAQIAEVGIGRKFQKPTVFEQLSVHENLALALKQDRRVWATLRAKLTGSERDRMDEAAVLIGLAENQQRLAGTLSHGQKQWLEIGMLLLQEPHLMLIDEPVAGMTRGEIERTAELLQALAGERSVLVVEHDMEFVRSIARHVTVLHQGHVLAEGTMAQIQSDPRVIEVYLGE from the coding sequence ATGAATACCCACGCCGAGGCGCACCCGTCGCTCGATCACCACCGCGGCGCGCTGTTCGTGGAGAACGTCAGCGTGTCCTTCGACGGCTTCAAGGCCCTGAACGAGCTCACGCTGTACATGGACCCGGGCGAGCTGCGCTGCCTGATCGGCCCCAACGGCGCCGGCAAGACCACGCTGATGGACGTCATCACCGGCAAGACCCGCCCGGATGCCGGAGAGGTGTTCTTCGGCGACCGCATTGACCTGCTGCGCCTGTCGGAGGCACAAATCGCCGAGGTCGGCATCGGGCGCAAGTTCCAGAAGCCGACCGTGTTCGAGCAGCTTTCCGTCCACGAGAACCTGGCGCTGGCGCTCAAGCAGGACCGGCGGGTATGGGCCACGCTGCGCGCCAAGCTGACCGGCTCGGAACGCGACCGCATGGACGAGGCCGCGGTCCTGATCGGCCTGGCCGAGAACCAGCAGCGCCTGGCCGGCACGCTGTCGCACGGCCAGAAGCAGTGGCTCGAAATCGGCATGCTGCTGCTGCAGGAGCCACACCTGATGCTGATCGACGAACCGGTCGCCGGCATGACGCGCGGCGAGATCGAACGCACCGCCGAGCTGCTGCAGGCGCTGGCCGGCGAGCGCTCGGTGCTGGTGGTGGAGCACGACATGGAGTTCGTGCGTTCGATCGCCCGGCACGTCACCGTGCTGCACCAGGGCCACGTGCTGGCCGAGGGCACGATGGCGCAAATCCAGTCCGACCCGCGCGTGATCGAGGTTTATCTAGGTGAGTGA
- the urtC gene encoding urea ABC transporter permease subunit UrtC — MGLPTWRHERGGFALLVVLAAAAVLVPLLNLAVPPDSALHVPDYTVTLLGKYLCYALAAVALDLVWGYCGILSLGHGAFFALGGYAMGMYLMRQIGERGVYGNALLPDFMVFLNWQELPWYWQGFNHFPFALAMVVLVPGALAFAFGYLAFRSRVSGVYLSIITQALTFALMLAFFRNDMGFGGNNGLTDFKELLGFDLQAPATRAGLFVISALALAGGYLVSRAVVRSRAGHVLIAVRDAESRSRFLGYRVEHYKLAVFVLSAVLTGIAGALYVPQVGIINPGEFAPLNSIEMVVWVALGGRGTLYGAALGAGVVNYLKTVLTGALPEVWLFFLGGLFMLVTVALPLGLVGLRARRRSAA; from the coding sequence ATGGGGCTGCCCACCTGGCGTCATGAACGCGGCGGCTTCGCCTTGCTGGTCGTGCTGGCCGCGGCGGCGGTGCTGGTGCCGCTGCTGAACCTGGCGGTGCCGCCGGACTCCGCCCTGCACGTGCCCGATTACACGGTGACCCTGCTTGGCAAATACCTGTGCTACGCGCTGGCCGCGGTGGCGCTGGATTTGGTGTGGGGCTACTGCGGGATATTGAGTCTGGGTCACGGCGCCTTCTTTGCGCTCGGCGGCTACGCCATGGGCATGTACCTGATGCGCCAGATCGGCGAGCGGGGCGTGTACGGCAACGCCCTGCTGCCGGACTTCATGGTGTTCCTGAACTGGCAGGAGTTGCCCTGGTACTGGCAGGGCTTCAACCACTTTCCGTTTGCGCTGGCCATGGTGGTGCTGGTGCCGGGCGCGCTGGCGTTCGCGTTCGGCTATCTGGCCTTCCGTTCGCGGGTGTCCGGCGTCTATCTGTCGATCATCACCCAGGCCCTCACGTTTGCCCTGATGCTGGCGTTTTTCCGCAACGACATGGGCTTTGGCGGCAACAACGGGCTGACCGACTTCAAGGAACTGCTGGGCTTCGACCTGCAGGCGCCGGCCACGCGGGCGGGCCTGTTCGTGATCTCGGCGCTGGCGCTGGCCGGCGGTTATCTGGTGTCGCGCGCGGTGGTGCGCTCGCGCGCCGGGCACGTGCTGATCGCGGTGCGCGATGCCGAGAGCCGCTCGCGCTTCCTGGGCTACCGGGTGGAGCACTACAAGTTGGCCGTGTTCGTGTTGTCGGCCGTCCTGACCGGCATTGCCGGGGCGCTGTACGTGCCGCAGGTGGGCATCATCAACCCGGGCGAATTCGCGCCGCTCAATTCCATCGAGATGGTGGTGTGGGTGGCCCTTGGCGGCCGGGGCACGCTGTACGGCGCGGCGCTGGGGGCCGGCGTGGTCAATTACCTGAAGACCGTGCTGACCGGCGCGCTGCCGGAAGTGTGGCTGTTTTTCCTGGGAGGGCTGTTCATGCTGGTGACGGTGGCCCTGCCGCTGGGATTGGTCGGCCTGCGCGCGCGGCGCCGGAGCGCGGCATGA
- the urtB gene encoding urea ABC transporter permease subunit UrtB, with amino-acid sequence MFCALVAPAIAEPATDPAPAADAAGAVQALATAGFLAKPALLQQIAGSGEPWARTALQGLLDGTLQIRKADQRVLLALPAGQGFELVDPVSGASLGAGERLDLKRIPINNTLRTQLNGLIARLSLADPDPRQRRAAVRSLYETLDADSADLLRERRSVETDDGVRDAIDVALALADLASTEHGTQIAATRQLAGSVEPSVRVRLGAVADDATQPQDVRDAARRALARSEASVGLYRSAEMAFFGLSLGSVLLLAAIGLAITFGVMGVINMAHGEFLMLGAYTTFLVQQWVPVDWSLPLAIPLAFLVAGAVGVLLEVTLIRFLYGRPLETLLATFGVSLILQQVVRSVFSPLNRQVATPSWMSGSIEINPALSLTLNRLYIVIFSVVVFAALQAVLRFTRFGLELRAVSQNRAMARALGVRSARVDALTFGLGAGIAGVGGVALSQLTNVGPNLGQAYIVDAFLVVVFGGVGNLWGTLTAALSLGVANKLMEPLVGAVLAKILVLVFIILFIQRRPRGLFPQRGRNVEA; translated from the coding sequence ATGTTCTGCGCGCTGGTGGCGCCTGCCATCGCCGAACCGGCTACCGATCCGGCCCCGGCTGCGGACGCCGCCGGCGCCGTGCAGGCGCTCGCCACGGCCGGATTCCTGGCCAAGCCGGCCCTGTTGCAGCAGATAGCGGGCAGTGGCGAGCCGTGGGCGCGCACCGCGCTGCAGGGCCTGCTGGATGGCACCCTGCAAATCCGCAAGGCCGATCAGCGGGTGCTGCTGGCACTGCCGGCGGGGCAGGGCTTCGAGCTTGTCGATCCGGTCAGTGGCGCATCGCTGGGTGCGGGCGAGCGCCTGGACCTGAAGCGCATCCCGATCAACAACACCCTGCGCACGCAGCTGAACGGGCTGATCGCACGCCTGAGTCTGGCCGATCCTGACCCGCGCCAGCGCCGGGCGGCGGTGCGGTCTCTTTACGAAACGCTGGATGCCGACAGCGCGGACCTGCTGCGCGAGCGGCGCTCCGTGGAAACCGATGACGGCGTGCGCGACGCCATCGACGTGGCCCTCGCGCTGGCCGATCTTGCCAGCACGGAGCACGGGACGCAGATCGCCGCTACCCGGCAGCTTGCCGGCAGCGTCGAGCCGTCGGTACGGGTGCGCCTGGGCGCCGTCGCGGACGATGCCACCCAGCCGCAGGACGTGCGTGACGCAGCCCGCCGGGCGCTGGCGCGCAGCGAGGCGAGCGTCGGTCTCTACCGTTCCGCGGAAATGGCATTTTTCGGCCTGTCGCTCGGTTCCGTGCTGCTGCTGGCGGCCATCGGCCTTGCCATCACCTTCGGCGTGATGGGCGTGATCAACATGGCGCATGGCGAGTTTCTGATGCTCGGCGCCTACACCACCTTCCTGGTGCAGCAGTGGGTGCCGGTGGACTGGTCATTGCCGTTGGCGATACCGCTGGCTTTTCTGGTTGCAGGTGCCGTGGGCGTGCTGCTGGAGGTGACCCTGATTCGCTTTCTGTATGGCCGGCCGCTGGAGACACTGCTGGCCACCTTCGGCGTGAGCCTGATCCTGCAGCAGGTGGTGCGCAGCGTGTTCTCGCCGCTGAACCGGCAGGTGGCGACGCCGTCCTGGATGAGCGGCTCGATCGAGATCAACCCGGCCCTGTCGCTGACGCTCAATCGTCTGTACATCGTCATCTTCAGTGTGGTGGTGTTCGCCGCATTGCAGGCGGTGCTGCGCTTCACCCGCTTCGGGCTGGAACTGCGTGCCGTGTCGCAGAACCGCGCCATGGCGCGCGCGCTGGGCGTGCGCAGCGCGCGGGTCGACGCGCTGACCTTCGGTCTGGGTGCCGGCATCGCCGGCGTCGGCGGCGTGGCGCTGTCGCAACTGACCAACGTCGGGCCCAATCTGGGGCAGGCCTACATCGTGGATGCCTTCCTGGTGGTGGTGTTCGGTGGCGTGGGCAACCTGTGGGGCACGCTCACGGCAGCGCTGTCGCTGGGCGTGGCCAACAAGCTGATGGAGCCCCTGGTGGGTGCCGTGCTGGCCAAGATCCTGGTGCTGGTGTTCATCATCCTGTTCATCCAGCGTCGTCCGCGGGGCTTGTTCCCGCAGCGCGGCCGCAACGTGGAGGCCTGA
- the urtA gene encoding urea ABC transporter substrate-binding protein: MTDRKNRFAARLALAAAGALLAGLAHAADTIKVGVLHSLSGTMAISETTLKDTVLMLVDEQNKKGGLLGKKLEAVVVDPASNWPLFAEKARELLAKDKVDVVFGCWTSVSRKSVLPVFEELNGLLFYPVQYEGEESSKNVFYTGAAPNQQAIPAVDYFMNEMGVKRWVLAGTDYVYPRTTNKILEAYLKSKGVKDEDILINYTPFGHSDWQSIVADIKKFGAAGKKTGVVSTINGDANVPFYKELAAQGIKAEDIPVVAFSVGEEELSGLDTGPLVGHLAAWNYFMSVDTPENAAFIEKWHAFIKNPKRVTNDPMEAHVIGFDMWVKAVEKAGTTDVDKVSDAIIGIEVPNMTGGTAKMLPNHHLTKPVLIGEIQADGQFETVWQTDGLVPGDAWSDFLPGSKDIEADWVSLKCGNYNTVTKKCSGQNYE, translated from the coding sequence ATGACTGATCGCAAGAACCGATTTGCCGCACGCCTGGCGCTGGCCGCTGCTGGCGCGCTGCTGGCCGGCCTGGCGCACGCCGCCGACACCATCAAGGTCGGCGTGCTGCATTCCCTGTCCGGCACCATGGCCATTTCCGAAACCACGCTCAAGGACACCGTGCTGATGCTGGTGGACGAGCAGAACAAGAAGGGTGGTCTGCTGGGCAAGAAACTGGAAGCCGTGGTGGTGGACCCGGCCTCCAACTGGCCGCTGTTCGCCGAGAAGGCGCGCGAGCTGCTGGCCAAGGACAAGGTGGACGTGGTGTTCGGCTGCTGGACCTCGGTGTCGCGCAAATCGGTGCTGCCGGTGTTCGAGGAACTGAACGGCCTGCTGTTCTACCCGGTGCAGTACGAGGGCGAGGAATCGTCCAAGAACGTGTTCTACACCGGCGCCGCGCCCAACCAGCAGGCGATTCCGGCGGTCGATTACTTCATGAACGAGATGGGCGTGAAGCGCTGGGTGCTGGCCGGCACCGACTACGTCTATCCGCGTACCACCAACAAGATCCTGGAGGCTTACCTGAAGTCGAAAGGCGTGAAGGACGAGGACATCCTGATCAACTACACGCCGTTCGGGCATTCGGACTGGCAGTCCATCGTCGCGGACATCAAGAAGTTCGGCGCAGCCGGCAAGAAGACCGGCGTGGTGTCCACCATCAACGGCGACGCCAATGTGCCGTTCTACAAGGAGCTGGCCGCCCAGGGCATCAAGGCCGAGGACATCCCGGTGGTGGCCTTCTCGGTCGGCGAGGAAGAGCTGTCGGGCCTGGACACCGGCCCGCTGGTCGGTCACCTGGCGGCCTGGAACTACTTCATGAGCGTGGACACGCCGGAAAACGCGGCTTTCATCGAGAAATGGCATGCCTTCATCAAGAACCCCAAGCGCGTGACCAACGACCCCATGGAGGCGCACGTGATCGGCTTCGACATGTGGGTCAAGGCAGTCGAGAAGGCCGGCACCACCGATGTCGACAAGGTCAGCGACGCCATCATCGGCATCGAGGTGCCCAACATGACCGGCGGCACGGCCAAGATGTTGCCCAACCACCACCTGACCAAGCCGGTGCTGATCGGCGAGATTCAGGCCGACGGCCAGTTCGAGACCGTGTGGCAGACCGATGGCCTGGTGCCGGGCGATGCCTGGTCGGACTTCCTGCCCGGGTCCAAGGACATCGAGGCCGACTGGGTGAGCCTCAAGTGCGGCAACTACAACACCGTCACCAAGAAGTGCTCTGGGCAGAACTACGAGTGA
- the ureG gene encoding urease accessory protein UreG, with protein sequence MTQLTESGPLRVGIGGPVGSGKTALTEALCKALRERYRIAVVTNDIYTREDAEFLTRAGALAPERIVGVETGGCPHTAIREDASLNLAAVAELSRRFAPLDLVFVESGGDNLAATFSPELSDLTLYVIDVAAGDKIPRKGGPGITRSDLLIINKTDLAPHVGASLDVMDRDSRRMRGERPFVFTCLKTGAGLDTVIAFIVREGGLRG encoded by the coding sequence ATGACGCAGCTAACTGAATCCGGCCCGCTGCGGGTGGGCATCGGCGGGCCGGTCGGCTCGGGCAAGACTGCGCTCACCGAGGCGCTGTGCAAGGCCCTGCGCGAGCGCTACCGGATCGCGGTAGTCACCAACGACATCTATACCCGCGAGGATGCCGAGTTCCTGACCCGCGCCGGCGCGCTGGCGCCCGAGCGCATTGTGGGCGTGGAAACCGGCGGCTGTCCGCACACGGCGATTCGCGAGGATGCGTCGCTGAACCTGGCGGCGGTGGCCGAGCTGTCGCGGCGTTTTGCGCCGCTGGACCTGGTGTTCGTGGAATCCGGCGGGGACAACCTGGCCGCCACCTTCAGCCCGGAGCTGTCGGACCTGACGCTGTACGTGATCGACGTGGCGGCCGGCGACAAGATTCCGCGCAAGGGCGGGCCGGGCATCACCCGCTCGGACCTGCTGATCATCAACAAGACCGACCTGGCGCCCCATGTCGGGGCATCGCTCGACGTGATGGACCGCGACTCCCGGCGCATGCGCGGCGAGCGCCCGTTCGTGTTCACCTGCCTTAAAACCGGTGCCGGGCTGGATACGGTGATTGCGTTCATCGTGCGCGAGGGCGGGCTGCGCGGCTGA
- a CDS encoding urease accessory protein UreF: protein MTDPVADLRLRQLTSAALPVGAFAYSQGLESAVELGWIRGPVQAQQWIGGLLEHTLSRLEVPLLARLMAAFARADEASAERWSGLLLALRDTAELRAQERALGTAWAALLVDLGVPGAAPWSERPQRTALALYALATVHYGIAVQDAAQALLWAWLEAQASAALRAVPLGHAAVQRVIHALAAAIPAAVTSGLAVADEDIGAGAPALAIASCRHEMQYSRLFRS from the coding sequence ATGACTGATCCGGTCGCCGATCTGCGCCTGCGCCAGTTGACCAGCGCGGCGCTGCCGGTGGGGGCCTTCGCGTATTCGCAGGGCCTGGAAAGCGCGGTCGAGCTGGGCTGGATTCGCGGCCCGGTGCAGGCGCAGCAATGGATTGGCGGCCTGCTGGAGCACACATTGTCGCGGCTGGAGGTGCCGCTGCTGGCGCGCCTGATGGCGGCGTTTGCGCGTGCGGACGAGGCATCCGCCGAGCGCTGGTCGGGACTGCTGCTGGCCCTGCGCGACACCGCCGAGCTGCGCGCGCAGGAACGGGCACTGGGCACGGCCTGGGCGGCGCTGCTGGTCGATCTTGGCGTGCCGGGTGCGGCACCCTGGTCCGAGCGGCCACAGCGCACGGCGCTGGCGCTGTATGCATTGGCGACGGTGCATTACGGCATTGCGGTGCAGGACGCCGCGCAGGCCCTGCTGTGGGCATGGCTGGAGGCGCAGGCGAGCGCGGCCCTGCGCGCGGTGCCACTTGGCCACGCGGCGGTCCAGCGCGTGATCCACGCGCTCGCCGCTGCCATTCCGGCCGCCGTCACGAGCGGCCTGGCGGTGGCGGACGAGGACATCGGCGCCGGTGCCCCGGCGCTGGCCATCGCCAGCTGCCGGCACGAAATGCAGTACAGCCGCCTGTTTCGGTCCTGA
- the ureE gene encoding urease accessory protein UreE — protein sequence MIRFDRFASTRMHRTGSVTLPFERRVRSRQRVLLDDGREALIDLPRGTVLRDGSLLADAQGQVLAVCAAPEDVSIARAADPLVLLRGAYHLGNRHVAVQLGPGWLRYLHDHVLDDMLRGLGLQVDLAQLPFEPEAGAYGPGAVSGHAHAHGHD from the coding sequence ATGATTCGATTCGATCGCTTCGCTTCCACCCGCATGCACCGGACCGGGTCCGTCACGCTGCCGTTTGAGCGCCGGGTGCGGTCGCGTCAGCGCGTGCTGCTGGACGATGGCCGCGAGGCGCTGATCGACCTGCCGCGCGGCACGGTGCTGCGCGACGGCAGCCTGCTGGCCGATGCCCAGGGGCAGGTGCTTGCCGTGTGCGCGGCCCCGGAGGACGTGTCGATCGCGCGCGCCGCGGATCCTCTGGTCCTGTTGCGCGGCGCGTATCACCTGGGCAATCGGCACGTTGCGGTGCAGCTCGGTCCGGGCTGGCTGCGCTACCTGCACGATCACGTGCTGGATGACATGCTGCGCGGCCTGGGCCTGCAGGTCGACCTTGCGCAGTTGCCCTTCGAGCCGGAAGCCGGTGCCTACGGACCGGGTGCCGTATCCGGCCATGCGCATGCGCACGGCCATGACTGA
- the ilvA gene encoding threonine ammonia-lyase, biosynthetic: MPRDYLVLTLNARVYDVAIESPLDVAESLSLRLNNRVLLKREDMQPVFSFKLRGAYNKMAHLTRRALKAGVITASAGNHAQGVALAAHRLGSHALIVMPVTTPQIKIDAVERLGGEALLHGEDYAAAARHALALAAERGLSFIHPYDDPLVIAGQGTIGAELLRQRQGSLDAIFVPVGGGGLIGGIAAYVKRLRPQIRIIGVEADDADAMERSLRTGRRVSLRSVGLFADGTAVRQVGREPFRLARQYVDEMLLVSHDEICAAIKDTFEDTRAIVEPAGALALAGLKRYVARERCHGRTLVAVCSGANMNFDRLRYVAERAEIGERREAIFAATIPERPGSFLHFCEAIGARQITEFNYRYAGAEEAHVYVGVQTAGNQRQALYEQLRRHGYAVVDLTEDETAKLHLRHMVGGHGQLPDELLYRFTFDERPGALAHFLARLGVRWNISLFHYRNHGAADGRALVGLQVPPAARARFRAHLAEGGFEYVDETASAAYRLFLW, from the coding sequence ATGCCCCGCGATTACCTGGTACTGACGCTCAATGCCCGCGTCTACGACGTGGCCATCGAGTCGCCGCTGGACGTGGCCGAGAGCCTGTCGCTGCGTCTGAACAACCGCGTGCTGCTCAAGCGCGAGGACATGCAGCCGGTGTTTTCCTTCAAGCTGCGCGGTGCCTACAACAAGATGGCGCATCTGACGCGGCGGGCCTTGAAGGCCGGCGTGATCACGGCGTCGGCGGGCAACCACGCGCAGGGCGTGGCGCTGGCCGCTCACCGGCTGGGCAGCCACGCCCTGATCGTGATGCCGGTCACCACGCCGCAGATCAAGATCGATGCCGTCGAGCGTCTGGGCGGCGAGGCGCTGCTGCATGGCGAGGATTACGCCGCCGCCGCCCGGCATGCCCTGGCGCTGGCCGCCGAGCGGGGTCTCAGTTTCATCCATCCCTACGACGATCCGCTGGTGATCGCCGGGCAGGGCACCATCGGCGCCGAGCTGCTGCGCCAGCGCCAGGGTTCCCTGGACGCCATCTTCGTGCCGGTCGGCGGCGGCGGGCTGATCGGCGGCATCGCGGCCTATGTGAAGCGCCTGCGGCCGCAAATCCGCATCATCGGCGTGGAAGCCGACGACGCAGACGCCATGGAACGCTCGCTGCGTACCGGCCGGCGGGTCAGCCTGCGCAGCGTCGGGCTGTTTGCCGACGGCACCGCGGTGCGTCAGGTGGGCCGCGAGCCGTTTCGCCTGGCCCGCCAGTACGTGGACGAGATGCTGCTGGTCAGCCACGACGAAATCTGCGCCGCCATCAAGGACACCTTCGAGGATACGCGGGCGATCGTCGAACCCGCCGGCGCGCTGGCGCTGGCGGGTCTGAAGCGCTACGTGGCCCGCGAGCGCTGCCACGGCCGCACGCTGGTGGCCGTGTGCTCGGGCGCCAACATGAACTTCGACCGTCTGCGCTACGTGGCCGAGCGGGCCGAGATCGGCGAGCGACGCGAGGCGATATTCGCCGCCACCATTCCCGAGCGGCCGGGCAGCTTTCTGCACTTTTGCGAGGCCATCGGGGCGCGCCAGATCACCGAGTTCAACTACCGCTACGCCGGTGCCGAGGAAGCGCACGTGTACGTGGGCGTGCAGACTGCCGGCAACCAGCGCCAGGCCTTGTACGAGCAGCTGCGAAGGCACGGCTACGCGGTGGTCGACCTGACCGAGGACGAAACCGCCAAGCTGCACCTGCGGCACATGGTCGGTGGCCACGGCCAGCTGCCGGACGAGCTGCTGTACCGGTTCACCTTCGACGAACGGCCGGGCGCGCTGGCCCATTTCCTGGCCCGCCTGGGCGTGCGCTGGAACATCAGCCTGTTCCATTACCGCAACCACGGCGCCGCCGACGGGCGGGCGCTGGTCGGGTTGCAGGTGCCGCCGGCCGCGCGGGCGCGTTTTCGGGCTCACCTCGCCGAGGGGGGGTTCGAGTACGTGGACGAGACCGCAAGCGCTGCCTACCGACTGTTTCTTTGGTAG
- a CDS encoding MAPEG family protein, protein MTIAYWCVLALVFFPPVLGAMAKSGGFDNSRPREALAAASGWRKRADWAQQNALENFAPFAAAVIIGHLTGLAQGTLDQLALAFVALRVLHAVFYIANQATLRSLSYVGGLACIIAIFVMAA, encoded by the coding sequence ATGACGATAGCCTATTGGTGCGTGCTGGCACTGGTGTTTTTCCCGCCTGTGCTGGGTGCCATGGCCAAGAGCGGCGGCTTTGACAACAGCCGGCCGCGCGAGGCACTGGCCGCGGCAAGCGGCTGGCGCAAGCGCGCCGACTGGGCGCAGCAGAATGCGCTGGAGAACTTCGCCCCGTTCGCGGCGGCGGTGATCATCGGCCACCTGACCGGCCTGGCGCAGGGCACGCTGGATCAGCTGGCGCTGGCCTTCGTGGCGCTGCGCGTGCTGCATGCGGTGTTCTACATCGCCAACCAGGCGACGCTGCGCTCGCTGTCCTACGTGGGCGGCCTGGCCTGCATCATTGCCATCTTCGTGATGGCGGCCTGA
- a CDS encoding ABC transporter substrate-binding protein, with product MPRTLWYTRCPVATASGIAFQRKSFDEEFAGSAFEVRNIKELGPSQADTHFDHRLADSFREGGAIPPLWARTRGADTLAVGLTFVADSLAVFVRADDPARRVQDLAGRRCGLPVRPYILIDFMKVNAHKGFYSTLAANGMAESDVRFVEMIVNDDMHGSINADLKQGDRPSLYDADVDHLLRGEVDAIFCKNAEVGLIERRYAGRIRKLYDLMTDQTDRAHMVNANPRIITVSAGLAREAPEAVERYLQVLVRTANWAATHPAEAAETMARELGVSADDIRNTYEPDFHKKLWPSFGPQVRRLLQVQIDFMQGRGYLGPVDLESWMQPRFLEQAYRREGLPAVA from the coding sequence ATGCCCCGAACCCTATGGTATACGCGCTGCCCGGTGGCCACGGCTTCCGGTATCGCCTTTCAGCGCAAGTCCTTCGACGAGGAGTTTGCCGGTTCCGCGTTCGAGGTTCGCAACATCAAGGAACTGGGCCCGTCGCAGGCGGACACGCATTTCGATCACCGCTTGGCCGACTCGTTCCGCGAGGGCGGCGCCATCCCGCCGCTGTGGGCGCGTACGCGCGGCGCCGACACGCTGGCGGTGGGCCTGACCTTCGTCGCCGACTCGCTGGCCGTGTTCGTGCGCGCCGACGACCCGGCACGGCGCGTGCAGGATCTGGCCGGCCGCCGCTGCGGGCTGCCGGTGCGTCCGTACATCCTGATCGATTTCATGAAGGTCAACGCCCACAAGGGTTTTTACTCGACCCTGGCCGCCAACGGCATGGCCGAGTCGGACGTCAGGTTCGTGGAGATGATCGTCAACGACGACATGCACGGCAGCATCAACGCGGACCTGAAGCAGGGTGACCGGCCGAGCCTGTACGACGCGGACGTCGACCACCTGCTGCGCGGCGAGGTCGACGCCATCTTCTGCAAGAATGCCGAGGTCGGCCTGATCGAGCGCCGCTATGCCGGGCGCATCCGCAAGCTGTACGACCTGATGACCGACCAGACCGATCGCGCGCACATGGTCAACGCCAACCCGCGCATCATCACCGTCAGCGCCGGCCTGGCCAGGGAGGCGCCCGAGGCCGTGGAACGCTACCTGCAGGTGCTGGTGCGCACTGCCAACTGGGCGGCCACGCACCCGGCTGAGGCGGCCGAAACCATGGCCCGTGAGCTGGGCGTGTCGGCGGACGACATCCGCAACACCTACGAGCCGGACTTCCACAAGAAACTGTGGCCATCGTTCGGGCCGCAAGTGCGCCGCCTGCTGCAGGTGCAGATCGATTTCATGCAAGGCCGCGGCTATCTGGGGCCGGTCGACCTGGAAAGTTGGATGCAGCCGCGGTTTCTGGAACAGGCATACCGGCGGGAGGGGCTGCCGGCGGTCGCCTGA
- a CDS encoding YybH family protein produces MTNNEFETPAAAEAAFYKALEAADTALMQAVWDEGPDLVCVHPMWPELHGHRAIFAAWRRMFAAGPHLTVSTVPVLQRRDGDLATHVVHEQLGLRGDDNQQPPVVATNVYRHTAAGWRMILHHASPTPTVTIDEDTVLH; encoded by the coding sequence ATGACTAACAACGAATTCGAGACCCCCGCCGCCGCCGAGGCTGCGTTCTACAAGGCCCTGGAAGCCGCCGACACCGCGCTCATGCAGGCGGTATGGGACGAAGGGCCTGACCTGGTATGCGTGCACCCGATGTGGCCGGAACTGCACGGTCACCGCGCCATCTTCGCCGCCTGGCGGCGCATGTTCGCGGCCGGCCCGCACCTGACGGTCAGCACCGTGCCGGTGCTGCAGCGCCGCGATGGCGATCTGGCCACGCACGTGGTCCACGAGCAGCTTGGCCTGCGCGGCGACGACAACCAGCAGCCGCCGGTCGTGGCGACCAATGTCTATCGGCACACGGCGGCCGGCTGGCGGATGATCCTGCACCACGCCTCGCCGACGCCGACCGTCACCATCGACGAAGACACCGTCCTGCACTGA